The region TTTGAGGTATTCATACAGCTCATTTTCAAGTTTACGTTTTAATTTAATCGGTGAAATAATCTGAACTCGGGGTATCCACCATTTGATAACAGGTAGTATTTCCAATTCTGCAGCATAAAAACATTCAACAATGTAACTACCATCACTTTGTTTAAGAATATTACCTTGATTAGGAAGTATGGTCTTACGCTCAAAATAATGTATCGCATTGCCATCCACTTTTATTTCAGCCTTAGTTTTTTCCCCATAATAAATTGTCTTGTTATCATGTATCTGCTTATCTTTGATTGGACAGTAATTAAAAGAAGAATATGGCCAAAGCACTTTCATTCCTTCTAATCTGAAGGGCTTAATTTTATGTTCATGAACTGAAATTAGGTAATAGGCTTCATTGAAACGTCTGATCAAGTATGGCTGAACATCTTTAAAGGAAGCCTTATTGCCATTCGATTTAATATACTCGAACTGAATAAGTTGCTTGTTCTCAATCGCAGTAATAACTTTAGAATAGTTATTACCTGAAAATTCATGCTTATTCAGTTTCTGGTATCCCGTCTTCGGCACATTCTCCACATAATCAATATCTTTTGACTCATGCTTTATATTACCTTTGTTATTACCGTTATTATTTACATCGGTAAGATCATAAAACTCCTGTAAACCAGCCTCGATGCGAATTTTTAAAAGCTGAGAGTGGTACGAATTTGACATTCGTACCCCAGATTTATCTCGGATTAAGCCAAATATATCTAAATGCTTAAAATCTCGTTTTATTGTTCTTGAATCGACATTAAACTCTTTTGTCATTGCATTAACAGTTAGCGTGTCACCATCAACCAACCTTTTAGCCATGTTAGCAATTCTATCGCCTTGCTTCATTCCACCAGTCGTATTATGCACATTTATTACCATATATAAGTCACTTAGACACATTATGCCACATATCAGCATGTCAGCATGTCAGCATGTACCGCACGATTGATGCTTTATTAAATCACAGACTAGTTCTATTCAATATCTCGACCATATTTATCGCTATTTTATTCAATATTGCTTTATTTATGCGATTGAATGTAATTTCGGTGATTCTTCATTTGCAGCACGAACTTCTGATAACTGCGCGGCGATATCATCTAGTGAAATACCTTTCTCTTGCATAAAGCTCAACACATGCTGCATATCAGCCTGACGGTTAAGTTCTACAGCTTGAGTAATATCTGCGATTAATTGTGCCGCTTCACTGTTAGTCAATTGCAGTAACACTGCAATACGAGCACTATCACTTAATGATGTAACTGTGTGGATATCTGCAGATTGATTATCGATTACCGCGCTCTGTTCTGACGATTTAGCGGATGACTCAATGTTAATTTCACTCACAGTATTAGTACTATCTTTCGTATTAGTACCATCCACCGTGCCAACATCCATGCTTTCATTATTCATTTTGCTACAACTTGTCTCTGTTATTTGATTACTTGATGCAATAGTAATTGCTTCATCTTTTGCTATCCCAGTATCATTTTGATTTGGTGTTTTCACCTTACCTAATTCACTCAGTTTCAGTGCATAATAAGCAACATTTGGCAGCATGAAATCTATATGTATCTTTAACTCTTTTTCGAGTGCGTTCATTTCTTTGTTAGTCAGATAGCCTAGACCTGAATTGTCACGCTTTGCACGTTGAATCGAGTCAGTGATAAGTACCTTACGGTGCTCACTAATCGGCTTTATTGTGCCCGCTTCAATAACCAATTTTTCTTCGCGTTTTTCAATTGAAGTAGCTATGTGACGTAATGATTTAAGAATGGCTTTTAACATCTTTTCAGTATTGAGTTTTTTATTCATTTGCAGATCAATTCTGTTATTTTTCTGCATTGTTGGTCCGTACGATACGTCTTTACCTATCCCCCGAACCTCTTGTCTCACCATCGACATGAAATTATGTTGAGAATTGTAGTCAGAAGGCGTGCAGTCGGTATAAAGTGGTTTTTTAACACCATCAATAAGTACTTTTAAATGATTATTTTTTGCTTTTTGATATGTAAAAGGGATCAGGCCTAATGTCTTTGTTAGCTCTTTGATTATGTCTTTTTGGTACTTGCTGAATTTTCTTGCTTGTGGGCTGCTGTTCATGTCTGGCGTCCTTTAAATTTAAGTATGTTTCGTTGGTATGAATCGAATATACGTTAAATTTATTTAGGCTGTCGTTTGTAAGCTTATGATATGAAGTATGACAAGATTCAGGATGGCAGAGTGACAGGCTTAACCTAGTTTATATTTAGATAAAAACCTGTCATTGAAGGTTTGCGGAACTGTTACTAATGATTAATCACAAATTAATATCAGTTCAGGTTCAATCCAATAAGTTGCAATACCCTTTTGTTTCTTTGATTGGATCTTCACTTTCTCAAGTACATCAATAGGTAATGCGTTCTTTAATTTACTGTTCACAGATGATCTAATCGGTTGAATAAATTCAACTTCCATCGTTTTTAACATAGCTATATCGCCCTCCTTCCAAGCGATAGTATTTTCAATACCAAATGTGCCAGTTAATACGCGAGGATCATCGCCGACTTGGGTGTAAATATCGAGATAATTAATACTGTGTTGCTTGTTATCAGTAAATACACGGTCTGCCAAAATGGAGCGATTTGGTTGTTGTAATAACCATTGATAAAACGCTATTTCTTTCGGGGTTAATTTAATATCAATGCCAAGAACTGACAGTGTCTTAGCATTCATTGATACTTTCACTGATAACTTTTGATTTGCAGCATTCATTTTTGCGACGGTTTTACTGAATGAAGCTTGGTCTATCTGACCGATAAGATCATTAGATAACGACTTGCGCATACGTACAAACGGGATCTCGGCAAAGGTGATCTCAGCATCTTTGGTATTAAGCGTTTCGCCTGGTTTTTTACCTGTGATCCAGTTGTCCTTTAACGTCGGAAAGTAAAAGTCTCTGACAAATTCAAATTCGTCATTCACAAATACATGACTTAAGGTATCTTGTTCACGGCCCAATAATGACATGGCATAACCCATATAAAATGCCATGGTTTTACGGCCACCAGCAATTGACGCATGAATAACACAATCATCTTGTTCCGTTAACCAGGCAACTTTACGGGTGATAAAATCAGCCATCACCGATTGGTCTTCTTCACGCTTAGCATCATGAAGTAAATTACCGTCTTCGTCTTCAATAACCCAAATATGTGATTCGTCAAACTTAACGGCAGGCAGTTGGTATTCATCATACAAAGCTTGTAAATGTCCGCGGGTATATAGACCATCCATCAGCATCTCTTTCGAATCTTGCGTTGTAATGACATACATTTCATCTGGGAATGCTTTACCTTGCGTATGCAAACCGTATAAGGTTTCGGTTAATACTTGTGGGCTAGCGCCCGTAACTGCAACAAGAATATTTTTCATGGTTGTTCATTACCTATTCAATGACTTAGCAAGATTAAATGGATTATCTCATGTAAACAATCGCTTAGGTATATCGCTTGGTAGTTATTTACGTTAAACGCAATAAGATCTGACGTAAAACAATAACTGACTTAATTTTTTTATATTTTTACAGTCATAATAATTTTAAATTATCGCCATTTGGTAAGAAGTAATCATAATGCTTGTGCTAAGCCCCCGCTGAGATCAAATCAGACTTTGCATACAGTACGGAATCGCCCTTTTTTCCTAATTTTATAATAATGGTTTGCACGAATTCTTTAAGCTGAGCAGTACAAGCAAGTTTATCGTCAATAATCTGCTTCAAATTACTAACAAATTTTTTGTCATCAACTAACGCATCAATACTCTGCCCATAAGGACCACTCTGCCAACTGCCTAGCGTCATGCTACGTACACGCTCACCGTACTCATTAACTACAGTTGCAGATACTTTAAATACCTGAGGCTCGAGCTGATTAGAATAATCGGTCGGTGGTGTGTCTGAAACAGGCATAGAGATGTAGGCTTCTTTTAGAATGAGTAACTTCGCTTGTTGTTGCAGCTCGATAGGGACTGACCAGGCTATATTCTCATGATAGTCGATAGGTAAAATAGTAATTATCATGCCTGTATGACAGTCTTGCACCGCCACGAAGCACATGTAATCCGCTTCACTGTAAAATAGTTTATGCACTCGATTGGTATTTGGCTCGTCACCGATATTAATCACAAGGTCATCATCTAAACGTTTTGCTAATTCATAATGTGGCATTGAGATACGACCTTTAACACGTTGGAATGCGTGATAAGAGAAATGTGCTTGCATGAAAATAACCTTTTACATCTTCTGTGACTATCAGGGTGATATTCACTATAACGGCAGTGTAAAAGATTTTTGGTTTGAAGATATATTCACAAGCTTATGAGTTATAGTGAAACTTATAAGCTTGTGAAATTTACTTTAATCTTGATAATCAGGAATGATGCTGTCAGCTGGTGCCACTGACGAGTCAATAATATCTGCACCATATTTTTCAGCTAAAAATCGCTCACGATATAAATAATATGCAGTATCGCAAACTTTACTTGTATAATAAGCATTAAACCCACCACCAACAATAGCGCCAGTTGCTGGAACTACTTGAGCCAATTTTGCTTTTGTTAAACGAATACCTAACGACTTTGCTATTGTTTGGATAATTTGAACAAAGGTGTGCTGCTCCAACACTTTCCAAGTTTTCTTTTTAGCTACATCTTGTCCAATTTTAACTAACTGCGCCATTGCTACTTGTTTTGCTAAGTCATCAGGACTTGAGGCATAGCCTAAAATATTTAATGCAAATAACCGTTCTTGTTGCGATGATATATCAAAGCCAAAATAAGTCGCATACTCAGCAATTGCTCTTTGGTTAAGTGCAATTATCGCAACAATATCTGGGGCAATACCGACTAAACCAACACTACCTGCAGCAGCACCTTCAGCAGCTGCCAGCGATTTATATTTAGCGCCTAAATAACCGTTAACTTTATCAGCATCTTCCAAATCTAACTTGAATATATCTTGGGGAGTTTTTACTGTTGCATGCCCTGCAGCTCTATATTCTTTATATATAGCTTCAGGTCTTACGCTCCAGTGAGCAAAATCATTTAGCAGGTCAACTAACCCACCAACAGATTTTTCAAGAACCCAGTCAACACCCGGTACTTTAGTAAATAAATCACCTACGAAATTAAAAGGTTTTGAGATTGCACCTGTTGTTTTTGTCCACCAAGTTACTGGCGGGTTTTTCCATTCAAAGATTGATTGAATTGCATTTTTTTCATACACCGATAATTCATATGACATTAATAATATTACCTTATATTTAGATAGCTTTTAGATATACCCTAATAACGCAATGATAATTCTGATTTTTTACCAAACGTTAATTGATTTAAAATACCAGCTAACGCTTTTCCTACTTTTTCATTTTTATAGCTTGTATGCCCTGATGCAAATTCTGATACATCTAAGTTCATCACTTGTTTCGTATTATTGTTTCCAATTTCAGTAAGGCCTACCGGAGTATGGTTAAACAAAGTCCCAGCGCGGTAGCCGCCTTTGAGAATATAATCATTATCGCCATAACAATTCACAAGACGGTGCTCAGTGTGTTTTTCTAGAATATCAGCCCATTGTTCAGCTTCCGCAGACACCGCGCCAGCCAATAGGTAACTTGCTGAAACTTTATTTGCATCAAGGTTATTCAATGTATGACGAATAACCCGTGCACCTAATGAATGTCCCATCAAGATACAACCTTGTAAGCTTTCATCACCTTGTATTGCTTTGGCTAGATCATTACCTACATGTAGAGTTTCGTTAAATGATTTTTTCCAGTGTCCGACAAACTTATCCCCTACGACACCGCCAGCAATCATTGCGATACCAGCTGGTGTCACACCTCTTGCTAGCTTTGCAGCAGCTAAAAGCTTCCCGACACCTTTATCGCCGCCTACACCACCAGCAACAATACCGTCACCCAGTGCCATTTCAGTTAAGTTACCCGCACTCCATTGCACGTGTATCACATTGTTCTTAGGATATAGTTCATCAACAACACTAAGCCAATCCGATACATCTTCACCACGCTGTGATAGAAACCCATTAATAACCAGTACGCTTGGTGATTTACCTTCTCTTACTGTTGCTAATGTTATTGATGGTGTTTCTCTTGCAACAAACTTTGCTTCAGTATTTTCAGCGATAAACGCTCTCGCTTGATTAGCTAATTGATTTGTATCGACGTTCTTCACCGCTTCTAGCGCACTACCAAATAACTTTTTCATTATTAACTAATCCTAATAAAACAATAACAATACACCAAACTACTTAACTGAATTTCGAACTTTAAACGCAAGGCTAATCACGCCATAAAGGAACATGATAAAAATAAATATCGCGATTAGTTTCATTGACTACCCCAAGAAACAGTTAAACACAAAAGCGATTACCACCATGCTAGTAATGCCGATATTAATCATGAGTGATTTTTTCTGATGTTTAATAATTAACTTACGTTCTTCTGCCATTTCTTTTCGTAAATCTGCCGTGACCTTGCTAATTCGATCATCAACGACTTCCAAAATAGCATCCCGCTTAGTCGGATCAAACTCTATCTCTTTGGTCGACTCAGCGACTTGCTTGGCTTTATTAGTCGTTTCATCAAATTTATTTAACGCACTTTCAAAGCGTTTTTCTATATTATCAATCATGATCAACCTGGAATGTACTGAATCGTAGAGTCTAAATAGGTACGAAAAGTAACGCTACTTCGCACTAAAAATACCTGACTTCATATTTTCTTTACCGTAAAGCATGGTGAATTCTTCACATGCGGCTAATGCGTTAGATTATTGGATAACTCTCCAAGCAGTACCGCCACGACCCATTTTAATTAAACATTTAAACTTAAGTACTGTCATAAATAACCAACCTTTCTATCGCTGTAAAATAAGTAATAACGTCTTAATAGTCTGCGTTATTACGTTCATGCATAGAATATCGAATGGTCGGTTCAATGGAGGTTCGTAAGCTTATTAGTTTAGCGATAAATCATATTAAGTATTTCTTCATAATGCTTTTTCCAATTCATATGTGAATCAACTAAATAATCACAATTGATATTCCTGAGTTTTGAATTTGTTATTTCAATTGGACTAATACCAATAGGATCACTTAAACCAGCATTAGCGGTCTTATAAATGACTGAAAGCACTTTATCTTGATTCGTATGGCAATTATAAATTTTACCATCGACTGAAGTTAAAGCCTTTTCCCAACCATCTTTATCATTTCGTCCAACCGCACCACCTAATAGGATTACGTCATTAATATACTTTTTATCTTTAGAGGATAAAGCTTCTAATGCATAATAAATAACCCTACAACCTAATGAGTGCCCAACTAAATTAAATTTTTGGCCCTCTGTTCTTGATATAGCTTCAGCAACCTGAATTCCGGTTTGTGCCGCTCTCAACATCGAGCTATGCCAAGGGTTAGCTAAAAGATCACCAAACATAGCAAGCAGACCAAGCGGGTTTAGTTTTGCCGCAGCACCTTTGCCCCCCACTTTTGCCATCTCAATTAACATTTTCTTGGCCGCCTGAGTTCCAACGCCCTTACCAAATGCCATCCCAAGCTTCGCATTCGTTTTAGCTCCCCAATTGACTGAATACATTGTATGAGATGAGTCAAAAGCTAATTGTCCGCATTGCCAGTCATAAAAATCTGTTTCATTTTCTTGTGTAAAACCATTAATAAAAATAGTTTTTGTTTTTGAGCTACTTTTCCTAAGTTTAGATATAGCGAAACTGTCATCTTCCCCATGATATTGATTAGCGATCACCCCCCCCATGACACCGCCTAAAGCAAGGCCACTTGCAGATATTATAGCTGTTCCAACTGCAACAGACCCCCCTACGGCAGCTAAAGATGCACTTGTAAGTGCAGCCCCTGATAATGTCGAAATTACGGTACCAGTTGCCGCAGTGCCTAACAGACCCATTTGTCCCATAGCTGCAGCCATAGGAGCAGCTCCCGCCCCAGCTGTGGCAGCAACACCAGCGACACTGACGACGCCCGCAACACCTAACCCTGCATATTTCCCTGCTTTAGCAAGATTATATTTATCTCTCAGAAAAATATTCTCATATTCAGTAATATCAGTGATTTTCATGTCTAAAGTAGAAAAAGATGCAATTGAGCCATCGTGTTCAGCGCACAGTTCATTGTCCCAAGACTGAGCTATTTTAGTTAAGCCACTTAGCTCCATTTCTTTTAATGTTTGATTACTTGGCTGCCCCTTTGTCATTTCACTACAATAACGACAAGTTAATGTATGGTTTTCACAGGACGTACATTTATAAACATTACGAGTGAACATATTTCTAAAGGTAAGCTCGTGTTTAGTTTTACTAAAACACCAAGAGCAATACGCAGTAACATCAGACATACTTCTTTTCCCATGTAAAATCAAAATGAGTTCACCGTATTACGCTATTAATTCAAACTATGAATACGGTTATATAATTATTTAAAGTATAGCGAGGTAGTTAATAATTTTTCACAACCATAAGCTTACAATTTATGTAATGTTTACATATTACGTTTATAAAAAAAGTTATCTATACGATATATTTTTATAAATTAACTATAAATATTAAGATCATACTGCTTATCGAATAAAAATAATGTCCGCAATCGTACATTCACCATACCGCAGCTTAATAATTGAGCTAAATACTTAATCTATTGTTCTCATTAATTCCCAATATCTTTACAAACTCACTTCAATACATTTTGTAATACTCCTTCGCGTTATCAATCGTTTGGCTCAACGCTTGCACCTCTTCCGCAGATAACACGATCGTCACCGAGTCAAGGTAGCTTAACCTTGCTGCAAATATCTCTAGATAGAAACGATGAAACAGGTGGCATAAATACGGTAAGGATAAGATAAAAGAGATAACAATAGGTGCGCTGAATACAGCATATGCGATGTAAGCCCCCGACTCCATATAGATGTAATACAACACCATTAATTTCACTGCTTTAACCACCCAAATGGTATTCGCCCACAAAGGCAGCATGATACGTAGTGCACCTGATTCTTTAAATCGCGTGAACATATCAGTGCCATATAGCATGTCTGCGTTGCGGATTAATTTGATGCTTGAGCGTTGCATGGATACAAAATACAAGTCGATAATAGCGAGGACGGCGAAGATGAAATACAAAGTCATTAATGAATACCAGTGGTTAAATTTAGGATATTAACTGAGTATAAAGATGGCGGTTATATTGAGGTATTCATAAGCTTGTGAATAAAATTTAAATTATAAAATACAATATTGTCATGCCTTGATATTGAATGCCTAATATTGAATGTATTGGGTCGTAATCAGTCACGAACAGACAAATATTATAATCCCCCAATAGTTCTATATATTATAATAAAGATGAATTATAAACTTTCACAATATTAAAAAAATAAATTTATTACTCTATAAATTTAATTTAAAATAAACCGTGTTAAAAACCATTAACCTACATATTAAATGAGAATGAAAATGTCAGATAAAGATAATGCGAAGGACTACTCTGAAGATGGATTTTTTAATAAATGTAAGAAATATGCTGTCGCAATCGGAGAGGAATGTTTAGAAAAAGCATTTACTCTTTACTACGCTACTGAAAGTGAAAACTGTACTCTTGCACACAAAACTGCAATCTACGGTGCTTTAGCATATTTAGTTTCACCTATTGATGCTATACCAGATTTAACACCTATCCTTGGTTACACTGATGATATGGGTGTAATCGCATTAGCTTTAACGAGCGTTGCAACCTGCATTGATAAAAAAGTGAAGGGTAAAGCTAAAAATAAAGTAGCTGATTTATTTAGTTAATAGCGGTTCACGATTTAAGTCGACGCTATAAATAATCAATGCCACTCCCTTTCAGAGAGTGGCACTTAAATTACAATTGGCCTGAAAAGGCTTTTTGACTTAGTGAATCGAAAAAACTGTTAGCAACATCATGACTTTCTTGTTTCTTTTTACTGTTATCTCTTACATGTTGAACTATAGATGCAAATTTACGCTGTAATGCTATAGGAGGGATAGGGATTTCAACTTCAATAAGCTTAGCCTTAGAGATATTAGGCATTGAACCAGCGGCTCCACCAGCGAGAGATTGAATGAAGCTTCTCTGCGATGTATTCGATAAAACCGCAGATAAATACAATGGATCAAGTATTTCTTTATCTTTTACATTCAATCTAAAGATCAAATCCGGCATTAGCCTTCTTTCTTCACTTTCAAATACATAAGCAACAGCAGCTACAAGATGTTTTGTATTCTTTCGAGTAAATAATACATCACCTTTTTTAACTTCATGCTTATAGCTCAATTCTGACGCCTGTAAGTACGCTTTATTAGCCGAACTTAAATAATTACCAGATGTTACAGCGCTTAATTTGAGTACGCTCCACTCATCACCTTCTGCTGGACGAGACTCACATACAGGGCTCTTCCCACTATCAATCGAAGTTAAAACGTCGTTGAGGCTTTTCTTAGTCCATCTACGAGTATTATTAACCGGATCACCGAACATATCCAAAAACACACTACGCAAAAAATCATCAGTTAGATCGATAGCTTGTTTACGTTTTTGACGCACGCCATCAGCTTTGTCTAAAATCGCTGCAATACGTTTTTGTCCTTCTAGTGGTGGAAGTGGAACCTTAAACCCTTTTAGATCTGTTGCTGACAAATTAGGTTGCGCGGCACCATTTTCAAAAAAATTAATTTCTCGTTGACATAGAACACTACCTAAATAATGTTTTAAATAGTTCAGGTTAACTTTCTCATTTGAACGAATAATAACGAGTGACGATGCAATAGCACCTTGCATAGTCGAGTCAACAATAGCAAACTTACCTAAAGAACCTCTTAAGCAAAATAAAATATCATTCTTGTCAATCTTCCCACTACTTAATGAATCATATTTTTCTTGAGTAACATAATTCAGTTCATTTTCTTTAATAGTATGATTTGAAGATAAATTACCAGCATTAATAAACGGAACTCCAGTATCAACAAAAGAACCCTTTGAAGGATAGTTTTTACCTCGATCACCATTAATAAAAGTAGCTATATCACCCAGCTTCACCATAGGCCAACTCATAGCATCGCCTCTAACTCATTCAAGTCAGCTAGGATCTCATTTTCTAATGCTTTCAGTTTAGCCAAGATAACTTTTGGTTCTTCGTAAGTCTCTTCTTCGTAAACTACTTCT is a window of Moritella sp. Urea-trap-13 DNA encoding:
- a CDS encoding YafY family protein, coding for MHNTTGGMKQGDRIANMAKRLVDGDTLTVNAMTKEFNVDSRTIKRDFKHLDIFGLIRDKSGVRMSNSYHSQLLKIRIEAGLQEFYDLTDVNNNGNNKGNIKHESKDIDYVENVPKTGYQKLNKHEFSGNNYSKVITAIENKQLIQFEYIKSNGNKASFKDVQPYLIRRFNEAYYLISVHEHKIKPFRLEGMKVLWPYSSFNYCPIKDKQIHDNKTIYYGEKTKAEIKVDGNAIHYFERKTILPNQGNILKQSDGSYIVECFYAAELEILPVIKWWIPRVQIISPIKLKRKLENELYEYLK
- the csm6 gene encoding CRISPR-associated ring nuclease Csm6, which gives rise to MKNILVAVTGASPQVLTETLYGLHTQGKAFPDEMYVITTQDSKEMLMDGLYTRGHLQALYDEYQLPAVKFDESHIWVIEDEDGNLLHDAKREEDQSVMADFITRKVAWLTEQDDCVIHASIAGGRKTMAFYMGYAMSLLGREQDTLSHVFVNDEFEFVRDFYFPTLKDNWITGKKPGETLNTKDAEITFAEIPFVRMRKSLSNDLIGQIDQASFSKTVAKMNAANQKLSVKVSMNAKTLSVLGIDIKLTPKEIAFYQWLLQQPNRSILADRVFTDNKQHSINYLDIYTQVGDDPRVLTGTFGIENTIAWKEGDIAMLKTMEVEFIQPIRSSVNSKLKNALPIDVLEKVKIQSKKQKGIATYWIEPELILICD
- a CDS encoding EcsC family protein — protein: MSYELSVYEKNAIQSIFEWKNPPVTWWTKTTGAISKPFNFVGDLFTKVPGVDWVLEKSVGGLVDLLNDFAHWSVRPEAIYKEYRAAGHATVKTPQDIFKLDLEDADKVNGYLGAKYKSLAAAEGAAAGSVGLVGIAPDIVAIIALNQRAIAEYATYFGFDISSQQERLFALNILGYASSPDDLAKQVAMAQLVKIGQDVAKKKTWKVLEQHTFVQIIQTIAKSLGIRLTKAKLAQVVPATGAIVGGGFNAYYTSKVCDTAYYLYRERFLAEKYGADIIDSSVAPADSIIPDYQD
- a CDS encoding DUF726 domain-containing protein; this translates as MKKLFGSALEAVKNVDTNQLANQARAFIAENTEAKFVARETPSITLATVREGKSPSVLVINGFLSQRGEDVSDWLSVVDELYPKNNVIHVQWSAGNLTEMALGDGIVAGGVGGDKGVGKLLAAAKLARGVTPAGIAMIAGGVVGDKFVGHWKKSFNETLHVGNDLAKAIQGDESLQGCILMGHSLGARVIRHTLNNLDANKVSASYLLAGAVSAEAEQWADILEKHTEHRLVNCYGDNDYILKGGYRAGTLFNHTPVGLTEIGNNNTKQVMNLDVSEFASGHTSYKNEKVGKALAGILNQLTFGKKSELSLRY
- a CDS encoding DUF726 domain-containing protein — protein: MSDVTAYCSWCFSKTKHELTFRNMFTRNVYKCTSCENHTLTCRYCSEMTKGQPSNQTLKEMELSGLTKIAQSWDNELCAEHDGSIASFSTLDMKITDITEYENIFLRDKYNLAKAGKYAGLGVAGVVSVAGVAATAGAGAAPMAAAMGQMGLLGTAATGTVISTLSGAALTSASLAAVGGSVAVGTAIISASGLALGGVMGGVIANQYHGEDDSFAISKLRKSSSKTKTIFINGFTQENETDFYDWQCGQLAFDSSHTMYSVNWGAKTNAKLGMAFGKGVGTQAAKKMLIEMAKVGGKGAAAKLNPLGLLAMFGDLLANPWHSSMLRAAQTGIQVAEAISRTEGQKFNLVGHSLGCRVIYYALEALSSKDKKYINDVILLGGAVGRNDKDGWEKALTSVDGKIYNCHTNQDKVLSVIYKTANAGLSDPIGISPIEITNSKLRNINCDYLVDSHMNWKKHYEEILNMIYR
- a CDS encoding YkvA family protein → MSDKDNAKDYSEDGFFNKCKKYAVAIGEECLEKAFTLYYATESENCTLAHKTAIYGALAYLVSPIDAIPDLTPILGYTDDMGVIALALTSVATCIDKKVKGKAKNKVADLFS
- a CDS encoding restriction endonuclease subunit S, with protein sequence MSWPMVKLGDIATFINGDRGKNYPSKGSFVDTGVPFINAGNLSSNHTIKENELNYVTQEKYDSLSSGKIDKNDILFCLRGSLGKFAIVDSTMQGAIASSLVIIRSNEKVNLNYLKHYLGSVLCQREINFFENGAAQPNLSATDLKGFKVPLPPLEGQKRIAAILDKADGVRQKRKQAIDLTDDFLRSVFLDMFGDPVNNTRRWTKKSLNDVLTSIDSGKSPVCESRPAEGDEWSVLKLSAVTSGNYLSSANKAYLQASELSYKHEVKKGDVLFTRKNTKHLVAAVAYVFESEERRLMPDLIFRLNVKDKEILDPLYLSAVLSNTSQRSFIQSLAGGAAGSMPNISKAKLIEVEIPIPPIALQRKFASIVQHVRDNSKKKQESHDVANSFFDSLSQKAFSGQL